Proteins co-encoded in one Brassica rapa cultivar Chiifu-401-42 chromosome A02, CAAS_Brap_v3.01, whole genome shotgun sequence genomic window:
- the LOC103848882 gene encoding disease resistance protein RML1A-like, translated as MIQKIATDVSRKLNVTPSRDFDGMVGMDAHLRKMSILTRLECDEVIMTGIWGPAGIGKTTIARALFNRLSVSFQFKCFMGNLKGSYRSIMGVDDYDSKLALQSKLLSDILNQKSMRAQHLGAIKEWLQNKRVLIVLDDVDDQEQLEVLAKSSSWFGPGSRIIVTTKDKKILKAHRINDIYHVDFPSEEEALEILYLSAFKKSPPPDGLEELSKRVVKFCGNLPLGLRVVGSSLYGESVDEWRLQIHGLETSLNRKVEDVLRVGYDKLLEKHQSLFLHIACIFNDCYVDNVARMLADSNLDVENGLKTLASKSLVHISTDGWITMHCLLQKLGRQIVLKQSSEPGKRQFLVEVQDIRDVLENETGTGSVIGISFDMYKLSELSISGRAFEGMRNLKYLRFNEANVSLLDDMEYLPRLRLLDWDSYPGRRLPPRFRPEYLIELRMQNSELEELWEGIQHLPNLKNIDLSDSYKLKEIPNLSKATGLETLRLTCCESLVEIPSSILNLHKLKSLEALGCINLQVVPTDMDLASLENVDMSGCSRLRTLPNISKNVKTLQVLCSKIVDFPASVTGYWSTLECLDIGSSSLKRLTHVPLGLTSLNVSTSDIKTIPDCVRALPHLDFLIVANCSKLVSISGLSPSLRYLVADDCVSLTRVCLSIKGLTLYNCFNLDGETRKGVIQHDVDWYACLPGKEVPEVFTHKATGNTVTIPLTAPGGVQRAYSASSRFKACLVL; from the exons ATGATCCAAAAGATTGCTACTGATGTTTCAAGGAAACTTAATGTTACACCATCACGGGACTTTGACGGGATGGTGGGAATGGACGCTCACTTGAGAAAAATGAGCATTTTGACACGCCTAGAGTGCGATGAAGTGATCATGACTGGAATTTGGGGTCCTGCGGGAATTGGTAAGACTACCATTGCTAGAGCTTTATTCAACCGACTATCTGTCAGTTTTCAATTTAAATGCTTTATGGGGAACCTCAAGGGTAGTTATAGGAGCATAATGGGTGTAGATGACTATGATTCCAAACTGGCTTTACAAAGCAAACTTCTGTCCGACATTTTGAACCAAAAGAGCATGAGGGCACAACATTTAGGTGCTATAAAAGAATGGCTTCAGAATAAAAGAGTGCTTATCGTTCTTGATGATGTTGATGATCAAGAGCAATTAGAGGTTTTGGCTAAAAGTTCTTCTTGGTTCGGTCCTGGAAGTCGAATCATTGTTACCACAAAAGACAAAAAGATTTTAAAGGCACATAGGATCAATGATATCTACCATGTAGATTTTCCATCTGAAGAAGAAGCTCTTGAGATCTTATATCTCTCTGCTTTCAAGAAGAGTCCTCCACCTGATGGTCTTGAAGAGCTTTCGAAAAGGGTAGTAAAGTTTTGCGGTAATCTTCCGTTAGGCCTTCGTGTTGTGGGCTCATCTTTGTATGGGGAGAGCGTGGACGAATGGAGGCTTCAAATACATGGGCTAGAAACTAGTCTTAATAGAAAAGTGGAAGATGTCTTACGAGTCGGATATGACAAATTATTGGAAAAACACCAGTCTCTCTTTCTACATATTGCATGCATCTTCAACGATTGCTATGTCGATAATGTGGCGAGAATGCTCGCCGATAGTAATTTGGATGTCGAAAATGGATTGAAGACCCTCGCCAGTAAATCTCTTGTGCACATATCTACTGATGGGTGGATAACGATGCACTGCCTACTACAAAAATTGGGTAGGCAGATAGTTCTTAAGCAGTCCAGCGAACCCGGAAAACGTCAGTTTTTAGTAGAAGTCCAAGATATCCGTGATGTATTGGAAAATGAAACG GGTACTGGATCTGTTATAGGAATATCATTTGACATGTACAAGCTGAGCGAGTTATCTATAAGTGGGAGAGCTTTTGAAGGAATGCGCAATCTCAAATACTTAAGATTTAACGAAGCAAATGTTAGCTTGTTAGATGACATGGAGTATTTACCCCGCTTAAGGCTATTAGATTGGGATTCATACCCGGGAAGACGTCTTCCTCCAAGATTTCGACCAGAATATCTCATTGAACTCAGAATGCAAAACAGCGAGCTCGAAGAGCTGTGGGAAGGAATCCAG CACCTTCCGAATCTCAAGAACATAGATCTTAGCGATTCCTATAAGTTGAAAGAAATCCCAAATCTCTCGAAAGCCACTGGCCTGGAGACATTGAGACTTACATGTTGTGAGAGCTTGGTGGAGATTCCATCTTCTATTTTGAATCTACACAAGCTGAAGAGTTTGGAGGCTTTAGGGTGTATTAACCTACAAGTTGTTCCTACGGACATGGACTTAGCATCTCTCGAGAACGTAGACATGAGTGGGTGCTCACGGTTGAGGACCTTGCCAAACATTTCCAAGAACGTCAAGACTCTTCAAGTACTATGCTCGAAGATTGTCGATTTTCCTGCATCCGTTACTGGATACTGGTCTACTCTCGAGTGTCTTGACATAGGCAGCAGCAGCCTCAAGAGACTAACGCACGTGCCGCTAGGCCTTACTTCGCTAAACGTAAGCACCAGTGATATAAAGACGATTCCAGATTGCGTCAGAGCTCTCCCTCATCTAGATTTTCTCATTGTGGCGAACTGCTCAAAACTCGTGTCGATTTCTGGCCTTTCCCCTTCGCTTAGGTACCTAGTTGCAGACGACTGTGTATCACTCACGAGAGTATGCTTGTCGATCAAGGGACTCACGCTTTACAACTGTTTCAATCTGGATGGAGAAACAAGAAAAGGAGTCATACAACATGACGTTGATTGGTACGCATGCTTACCAGGCAAAGAAGTCCCTGAGGTATTCACTCACAAGGCTACGGGGAACACCGTGACTATCCCTCTGACGGCTCCTGGTGGCGTGCAGCGGGCGTACTCTGCTTCTTCGAGATTCAAGGCTTGCCTTGTGCTTTAG